In one Apteryx mantelli isolate bAptMan1 chromosome 33, bAptMan1.hap1, whole genome shotgun sequence genomic region, the following are encoded:
- the R3HDM2 gene encoding R3H domain-containing protein 2 isoform X2 translates to MSNSNTTQETLEIMKESEKKVVEESVNKTKFVSRSPSKEEAEKDGGEEINVRQESQRRTSSHGHARKRAKSNSKLKLVRSLAVCEESSSPFVDGLLESQDIIQLHISCPSDKEEEKSTKDGAEKEEKDKNKEKAPRKMLSRDSSQEYTDSTGIDLHEFLVNTLKKNPRDRMMLLKLEQEILEFISDNNNQFKKFPQMTSYHRMLLHRVAAYFGMDHNVDQTGKAVIINKTSNTRIPEQRFSEHIKDEKNAEFPQRFILKRDDTSMDRDDNQDGRRSKSIEEREEEYQRVRERIFARETGQNGYLTDSRGNRDSLNRASGSRQSSTESEIKSLEPRPWSSTDSDGSIRNLRPPVTKASSFSGISILTRGDSIGSSKGSTASRTSRAGTNPAMPFSIQGLVLGAPDACSQSPSSQPNRGLLPCAAQQPQPQSPQQPQPQPQGLPPTAQQQPAMSNHMISQGDELSNPFGQISLSRQGSAEAPDPSSAVFQSSLISQHPQQTGFIMTSPGQPIPTSNYSASGHTAPTQQVLQPQSYIQPPQQIQVSYYPPGQYPNSSQQYRSLSHPVAYSSQRTQQLPQQSQQPGLQPMMSNQQQTYQGVMGVQQAQPPSLLNSQRNSMGGQMQSMMGVQQAQPPGLLSSQRSSMGSQMQGLMVQYTPLPSYQVPVANESQNVVQQPFQQPVLVPASQSVQGGLQAGGVPIYYSVIPTAQQNGTSPSVGFLQPPGSEQYQMPQSPSPCSPPQMQQQYSGVSPSGPGVVVMQLNVPNGPQPPQNPPVVQWSHCKYYSLDQRGQKPGDLYNPDTSAQASAQLNSPITSPTQSPTPSPVTNLNSVCTGLSPLPVLTQFPRPMGPAQGDGRYSLLGQPLQYNLSICPPPLLHNQPNYSAHQGQTGMKHGNRGKRQALKSASTDLGTSDVVLGRVLEVTDLPEGITRTEADKLFTQLAMAGAKIQWLKETQGRRGDGGGGDNNGTPENGRHTDLAALYTIVAVFPSPLAAQNASLRLNNSLSRFKLRVAKKNYDLRVLERASSQ, encoded by the exons ATGTCAAATAGCAACACGACACAGGAGACTCTGGAAATAATGAAAGAGTCAGAAAAAAAGGTGGTTGAAGAATCTGTGAACAAAACCAAATTTGTATCCAGGTCACCAagcaaggaggaggcagagaaggatGGGGGGGAGGAGATCAATGTGCGTCAGGAATCTCAG AGGCGAACTTCAAGTCATGGACATGCCAGAAAAAGAGCCAAG tcTAATTCAAAGCTTAAACTGGTCAGGAGTTTGGCTGTATGTGAAGAATCGTCTAGCCCCTTCGTAGATGGACTGCTGGAGTCCCAG GACATCATTCAGTTGCACATTAGCTGCCCCTCTgacaaggaagaggaaaaatcCACGAAAGATGgggctgaaaaagaagaaaaagacaagaataaagaaaaggcacCAAGGAAAATGCTGTCTCGAG ATTCCAGCCAGGAATATACAGACTCCACTGGAATAGATTTGCATGAATTTTTagtaaatacactgaaaaaaaacccaag GGATAGGATGATGCTGCTAAAGTTAGAACAGGAAATTCTGGAATTTATTAGCGATAACAA CAATCAGTTCAAGAAGTTCCCTCAGATGACCTCATATCACAGGATGCTGCTGCACCGGGTAGCTGCCTACTTCGGCATGGACCATAACGTTGACCAAACTGGGAAAGCAGTCATTATCAACAAGACCAGTAACACACGAAT CCCTGAGCAGAGGTTCTCTGAGCACATCAAAGATGAGAAGAATGCAGAGTTCCCACAGAGATTCATCCTAAAACGGGATGATACCAGCATGGACCGAGATGATAATCAG GATGGGAGAAGGAGCAAATCTATAGAAGAGCGAGAGGAAGAGTATCAGCGGGTCAGGGAGCGGATATTTGCACGAGAG ACCGGCCAGAATGGATATCTCACCGACAGCAG GGGCAACCGGGACAGTTTGAACCGGGCCTCGGGCAGCCgtcagagcagcacagagagtGAGATAAAGTCACTGGAGCCTCGGCCATGGAGCAGCACCGACTCAGATGGCTCCATCCGCAACCTGCGACCACCTGTCACCAAGGCCAGCAGCTTCAGTGGCATCTCCATCCTGACGCGGGGGGACAGCAttgggagcagcaagggcagcaCTGCCAGCAGAACATCCCGGGCAG GTACCAACCCTGCCATGCCTTTCTCTATTCAAGGTCTGGTACTAGGTGCCCCTGACGCATGCAGCCAGTCCCCCTCTTCACAGCCCAACCGTGGCCTCCTGCCCTGTGCAGCCCAGCAGCCTCAACCACAGTCACCACAACAGCCTCAACCACAGCCACAAGGACTTCcacccacagcccagcagcagccagccaTGAGTAACCACATGATATCGCAG GGTGACGAACTCAGCAATCCCTTTGGGCAGATCAGCCTCAGCCGGCAGGGCTCTGCAGAAGCACCGGATCCTTCCTCGGCCGTGTTCCAGTCATCCCTCATCTCCCAGCATCCTCAGCAGACAGGATTCATCATGACATCCCCTGGGCAGCCCATTCCCACCTCCAACTACTCCGCCTCAGGGCACACGGCCCCCACGCAGCAGGTGCTGCAGCCCCAGAGCTACATTCAGCCTCCCCAGCAA ATTCAGGTTTCTTACTACCCTCCTGGGCAGTACCCGAACTCCAGCCAGCAATACCGATCTCTCAGTCACCCAGTGGCCTACAGCTCCCAGCGCACTCAGCAGCTCCCCCAGCAGTCCCAGCAGCCTG GTTTACAGCCAATGATGTCCAACCAGCAGCAAACATACCAAGGTGTGATGGGAGTGCAGCAGGCACAGCCCCCTAGCCTCCTCAACAGTCAGAGGAACAGCATGGGGGGCCAGATGCAGAGTATGATGGGAGTGCAGCAGGCGCAGCCCCCCGGCCTCCTCAGCAGCCAGAGGAGCAGTATGGGGAGCCAGATGCAAGGCCTGATGGTCCAGTACACTCCACTGCCTTCGTACCAG GTCCCTGTGGCCAATGAGTCCCAGAATGTGGTCCAGCAGCCCTTCCAGCAGCCAGTGCTTGTACCAGCCAGCCAGTCTGTTCAGGGGGGCCTTCAAGCTGGAGGGGTTCCCATCTACTACAGCGTCATCCCAACTGCCCAGCAAAATGGCACCAG CCCTTCGGTGGGGTTTCTTCAGCCGCCTGGCTCTGAACAGTATCAGATGCCACAGTCCCCCTCACCCTGCAGCCCGCCACAGATGCAACAGCAGTATTCAG GGGTGTCTCCATCGGGCCCTGGTGTGGTTGTGATGCAGCTGAATGTACCCaatggcccccagcccccccagaaCCCTCCCGTGGTGCAGTGGAGCCACTGTAAGTACTACAGCCTGGACCAGCGGGGGCAGAAGCCAGGAGACCTGTACAACCCAGACACCAGTGCTCAG gccAGCGCCCAGTTGAACAGCCCCATCACGTCCCCCACCCAATCCCCGACGCCGTCTCCTGTCACCAACCTCAACAGTGTCTGCACAGGGCTGAGCCCCCTCCCGGTCCTCACACAGTTCCCCCGGCCCATGGGCCCGGCACAAG GCGACGGGCGTTACTCGTTACTGGGTCAGCCGCTGCAGTATAATCTGTCTATCTGTCCCCCGCCCCTGCTCCACAACCAGCCCAACTACAGTGCACACCAG GGACAGACTGGAATGAAACATGGAAACCGGGGCAAGAGACAGGCCCTCAAGTCAGCATCCACTGATCTCGGGACAAGTGACGTAG TGCTGGGCCGAGTGCTGGAGGTGACGGACCTGCCCGAGGGCATCACGCGGACAGAGGCTGACAAGCTCTTTACCCAGCTCGCCATGGCTGGTGCCAAAATCCAGTGGCTCAAAGAGACTCAGGGGCGGCGCGGAGATGGGGGTGGCGGGGACAACAACGGGACTCCGGAGAACGGCAGGCACACTGACCTTGCTGCCTTATACACCATTGTGGCCGTGTTCCCCAGCCCGCTGGCCGCCCAGAACGCCTCCCTCCGCCTCAACAACTCCCTCAGCCGCTTCAAGCTGCGTGTGGCCAAAAAGAACTACGACTTGCGGGTGCTGGAACGTGCCAGCTCGCAGTAG
- the R3HDM2 gene encoding R3H domain-containing protein 2 isoform X3 produces MSNSNTTQETLEIMKESEKKVVEESVNKTKFVSRSPSKEEAEKDGGEEINVRQESQRRTSSHGHARKRAKSNSKLKLVRSLAVCEESSSPFVDGLLESQDIIQLHISCPSDKEEEKSTKDGAEKEEKDKNKEKAPRKMLSRDSSQEYTDSTGIDLHEFLVNTLKKNPRDRMMLLKLEQEILEFISDNNNQFKKFPQMTSYHRMLLHRVAAYFGMDHNVDQTGKAVIINKTSNTRIPEQRFSEHIKDEKNAEFPQRFILKRDDTSMDRDDNQIRLPLQDGRRSKSIEEREEEYQRVRERIFARETGQNGYLTDSRGNRDSLNRASGSRQSSTESEIKSLEPRPWSSTDSDGSIRNLRPPVTKASSFSGISILTRGDSIGSSKGSTASRTSRAGLVLGAPDACSQSPSSQPNRGLLPCAAQQPQPQSPQQPQPQPQGLPPTAQQQPAMSNHMISQGDELSNPFGQISLSRQGSAEAPDPSSAVFQSSLISQHPQQTGFIMTSPGQPIPTSNYSASGHTAPTQQVLQPQSYIQPPQQIQVSYYPPGQYPNSSQQYRSLSHPVAYSSQRTQQLPQQSQQPGLQPMMSNQQQTYQGVMGVQQAQPPSLLNSQRNSMGGQMQSMMGVQQAQPPGLLSSQRSSMGSQMQGLMVQYTPLPSYQVPVANESQNVVQQPFQQPVLVPASQSVQGGLQAGGVPIYYSVIPTAQQNGTSPSVGFLQPPGSEQYQMPQSPSPCSPPQMQQQYSGVSPSGPGVVVMQLNVPNGPQPPQNPPVVQWSHCKYYSLDQRGQKPGDLYNPDTSAQASAQLNSPITSPTQSPTPSPVTNLNSVCTGLSPLPVLTQFPRPMGPAQGDGRYSLLGQPLQYNLSICPPPLLHNQPNYSAHQGQTGMKHGNRGKRQALKSASTDLGTSDVVLGRVLEVTDLPEGITRTEADKLFTQLAMAGAKIQWLKETQGRRGDGGGGDNNGTPENGRHTDLAALYTIVAVFPSPLAAQNASLRLNNSLSRFKLRVAKKNYDLRVLERASSQ; encoded by the exons ATGTCAAATAGCAACACGACACAGGAGACTCTGGAAATAATGAAAGAGTCAGAAAAAAAGGTGGTTGAAGAATCTGTGAACAAAACCAAATTTGTATCCAGGTCACCAagcaaggaggaggcagagaaggatGGGGGGGAGGAGATCAATGTGCGTCAGGAATCTCAG AGGCGAACTTCAAGTCATGGACATGCCAGAAAAAGAGCCAAG tcTAATTCAAAGCTTAAACTGGTCAGGAGTTTGGCTGTATGTGAAGAATCGTCTAGCCCCTTCGTAGATGGACTGCTGGAGTCCCAG GACATCATTCAGTTGCACATTAGCTGCCCCTCTgacaaggaagaggaaaaatcCACGAAAGATGgggctgaaaaagaagaaaaagacaagaataaagaaaaggcacCAAGGAAAATGCTGTCTCGAG ATTCCAGCCAGGAATATACAGACTCCACTGGAATAGATTTGCATGAATTTTTagtaaatacactgaaaaaaaacccaag GGATAGGATGATGCTGCTAAAGTTAGAACAGGAAATTCTGGAATTTATTAGCGATAACAA CAATCAGTTCAAGAAGTTCCCTCAGATGACCTCATATCACAGGATGCTGCTGCACCGGGTAGCTGCCTACTTCGGCATGGACCATAACGTTGACCAAACTGGGAAAGCAGTCATTATCAACAAGACCAGTAACACACGAAT CCCTGAGCAGAGGTTCTCTGAGCACATCAAAGATGAGAAGAATGCAGAGTTCCCACAGAGATTCATCCTAAAACGGGATGATACCAGCATGGACCGAGATGATAATCAG ATCAGACTCCCCTTGCAGGATGGGAGAAGGAGCAAATCTATAGAAGAGCGAGAGGAAGAGTATCAGCGGGTCAGGGAGCGGATATTTGCACGAGAG ACCGGCCAGAATGGATATCTCACCGACAGCAG GGGCAACCGGGACAGTTTGAACCGGGCCTCGGGCAGCCgtcagagcagcacagagagtGAGATAAAGTCACTGGAGCCTCGGCCATGGAGCAGCACCGACTCAGATGGCTCCATCCGCAACCTGCGACCACCTGTCACCAAGGCCAGCAGCTTCAGTGGCATCTCCATCCTGACGCGGGGGGACAGCAttgggagcagcaagggcagcaCTGCCAGCAGAACATCCCGGGCAG GTCTGGTACTAGGTGCCCCTGACGCATGCAGCCAGTCCCCCTCTTCACAGCCCAACCGTGGCCTCCTGCCCTGTGCAGCCCAGCAGCCTCAACCACAGTCACCACAACAGCCTCAACCACAGCCACAAGGACTTCcacccacagcccagcagcagccagccaTGAGTAACCACATGATATCGCAG GGTGACGAACTCAGCAATCCCTTTGGGCAGATCAGCCTCAGCCGGCAGGGCTCTGCAGAAGCACCGGATCCTTCCTCGGCCGTGTTCCAGTCATCCCTCATCTCCCAGCATCCTCAGCAGACAGGATTCATCATGACATCCCCTGGGCAGCCCATTCCCACCTCCAACTACTCCGCCTCAGGGCACACGGCCCCCACGCAGCAGGTGCTGCAGCCCCAGAGCTACATTCAGCCTCCCCAGCAA ATTCAGGTTTCTTACTACCCTCCTGGGCAGTACCCGAACTCCAGCCAGCAATACCGATCTCTCAGTCACCCAGTGGCCTACAGCTCCCAGCGCACTCAGCAGCTCCCCCAGCAGTCCCAGCAGCCTG GTTTACAGCCAATGATGTCCAACCAGCAGCAAACATACCAAGGTGTGATGGGAGTGCAGCAGGCACAGCCCCCTAGCCTCCTCAACAGTCAGAGGAACAGCATGGGGGGCCAGATGCAGAGTATGATGGGAGTGCAGCAGGCGCAGCCCCCCGGCCTCCTCAGCAGCCAGAGGAGCAGTATGGGGAGCCAGATGCAAGGCCTGATGGTCCAGTACACTCCACTGCCTTCGTACCAG GTCCCTGTGGCCAATGAGTCCCAGAATGTGGTCCAGCAGCCCTTCCAGCAGCCAGTGCTTGTACCAGCCAGCCAGTCTGTTCAGGGGGGCCTTCAAGCTGGAGGGGTTCCCATCTACTACAGCGTCATCCCAACTGCCCAGCAAAATGGCACCAG CCCTTCGGTGGGGTTTCTTCAGCCGCCTGGCTCTGAACAGTATCAGATGCCACAGTCCCCCTCACCCTGCAGCCCGCCACAGATGCAACAGCAGTATTCAG GGGTGTCTCCATCGGGCCCTGGTGTGGTTGTGATGCAGCTGAATGTACCCaatggcccccagcccccccagaaCCCTCCCGTGGTGCAGTGGAGCCACTGTAAGTACTACAGCCTGGACCAGCGGGGGCAGAAGCCAGGAGACCTGTACAACCCAGACACCAGTGCTCAG gccAGCGCCCAGTTGAACAGCCCCATCACGTCCCCCACCCAATCCCCGACGCCGTCTCCTGTCACCAACCTCAACAGTGTCTGCACAGGGCTGAGCCCCCTCCCGGTCCTCACACAGTTCCCCCGGCCCATGGGCCCGGCACAAG GCGACGGGCGTTACTCGTTACTGGGTCAGCCGCTGCAGTATAATCTGTCTATCTGTCCCCCGCCCCTGCTCCACAACCAGCCCAACTACAGTGCACACCAG GGACAGACTGGAATGAAACATGGAAACCGGGGCAAGAGACAGGCCCTCAAGTCAGCATCCACTGATCTCGGGACAAGTGACGTAG TGCTGGGCCGAGTGCTGGAGGTGACGGACCTGCCCGAGGGCATCACGCGGACAGAGGCTGACAAGCTCTTTACCCAGCTCGCCATGGCTGGTGCCAAAATCCAGTGGCTCAAAGAGACTCAGGGGCGGCGCGGAGATGGGGGTGGCGGGGACAACAACGGGACTCCGGAGAACGGCAGGCACACTGACCTTGCTGCCTTATACACCATTGTGGCCGTGTTCCCCAGCCCGCTGGCCGCCCAGAACGCCTCCCTCCGCCTCAACAACTCCCTCAGCCGCTTCAAGCTGCGTGTGGCCAAAAAGAACTACGACTTGCGGGTGCTGGAACGTGCCAGCTCGCAGTAG
- the R3HDM2 gene encoding R3H domain-containing protein 2 isoform X4, with the protein MSNSNTTQETLEIMKESEKKVVEESVNKTKFVSRSPSKEEAEKDGGEEINVRQESQRRTSSHGHARKRAKSNSKLKLVRSLAVCEESSSPFVDGLLESQDIIQLHISCPSDKEEEKSTKDGAEKEEKDKNKEKAPRKMLSRDSSQEYTDSTGIDLHEFLVNTLKKNPRDRMMLLKLEQEILEFISDNNNQFKKFPQMTSYHRMLLHRVAAYFGMDHNVDQTGKAVIINKTSNTRIPEQRFSEHIKDEKNAEFPQRFILKRDDTSMDRDDNQTGQNGYLTDSRGNRDSLNRASGSRQSSTESEIKSLEPRPWSSTDSDGSIRNLRPPVTKASSFSGISILTRGDSIGSSKGSTASRTSRAGTNPAMPFSIQGLVLGAPDACSQSPSSQPNRGLLPCAAQQPQPQSPQQPQPQPQGLPPTAQQQPAMSNHMISQGDELSNPFGQISLSRQGSAEAPDPSSAVFQSSLISQHPQQTGFIMTSPGQPIPTSNYSASGHTAPTQQVLQPQSYIQPPQQIQVSYYPPGQYPNSSQQYRSLSHPVAYSSQRTQQLPQQSQQPGLQPMMSNQQQTYQGVMGVQQAQPPSLLNSQRNSMGGQMQSMMGVQQAQPPGLLSSQRSSMGSQMQGLMVQYTPLPSYQVPVANESQNVVQQPFQQPVLVPASQSVQGGLQAGGVPIYYSVIPTAQQNGTSPSVGFLQPPGSEQYQMPQSPSPCSPPQMQQQYSGVSPSGPGVVVMQLNVPNGPQPPQNPPVVQWSHCKYYSLDQRGQKPGDLYNPDTSAQASAQLNSPITSPTQSPTPSPVTNLNSVCTGLSPLPVLTQFPRPMGPAQGDGRYSLLGQPLQYNLSICPPPLLHNQPNYSAHQGQTGMKHGNRGKRQALKSASTDLGTSDVVLGRVLEVTDLPEGITRTEADKLFTQLAMAGAKIQWLKETQGRRGDGGGGDNNGTPENGRHTDLAALYTIVAVFPSPLAAQNASLRLNNSLSRFKLRVAKKNYDLRVLERASSQ; encoded by the exons ATGTCAAATAGCAACACGACACAGGAGACTCTGGAAATAATGAAAGAGTCAGAAAAAAAGGTGGTTGAAGAATCTGTGAACAAAACCAAATTTGTATCCAGGTCACCAagcaaggaggaggcagagaaggatGGGGGGGAGGAGATCAATGTGCGTCAGGAATCTCAG AGGCGAACTTCAAGTCATGGACATGCCAGAAAAAGAGCCAAG tcTAATTCAAAGCTTAAACTGGTCAGGAGTTTGGCTGTATGTGAAGAATCGTCTAGCCCCTTCGTAGATGGACTGCTGGAGTCCCAG GACATCATTCAGTTGCACATTAGCTGCCCCTCTgacaaggaagaggaaaaatcCACGAAAGATGgggctgaaaaagaagaaaaagacaagaataaagaaaaggcacCAAGGAAAATGCTGTCTCGAG ATTCCAGCCAGGAATATACAGACTCCACTGGAATAGATTTGCATGAATTTTTagtaaatacactgaaaaaaaacccaag GGATAGGATGATGCTGCTAAAGTTAGAACAGGAAATTCTGGAATTTATTAGCGATAACAA CAATCAGTTCAAGAAGTTCCCTCAGATGACCTCATATCACAGGATGCTGCTGCACCGGGTAGCTGCCTACTTCGGCATGGACCATAACGTTGACCAAACTGGGAAAGCAGTCATTATCAACAAGACCAGTAACACACGAAT CCCTGAGCAGAGGTTCTCTGAGCACATCAAAGATGAGAAGAATGCAGAGTTCCCACAGAGATTCATCCTAAAACGGGATGATACCAGCATGGACCGAGATGATAATCAG ACCGGCCAGAATGGATATCTCACCGACAGCAG GGGCAACCGGGACAGTTTGAACCGGGCCTCGGGCAGCCgtcagagcagcacagagagtGAGATAAAGTCACTGGAGCCTCGGCCATGGAGCAGCACCGACTCAGATGGCTCCATCCGCAACCTGCGACCACCTGTCACCAAGGCCAGCAGCTTCAGTGGCATCTCCATCCTGACGCGGGGGGACAGCAttgggagcagcaagggcagcaCTGCCAGCAGAACATCCCGGGCAG GTACCAACCCTGCCATGCCTTTCTCTATTCAAGGTCTGGTACTAGGTGCCCCTGACGCATGCAGCCAGTCCCCCTCTTCACAGCCCAACCGTGGCCTCCTGCCCTGTGCAGCCCAGCAGCCTCAACCACAGTCACCACAACAGCCTCAACCACAGCCACAAGGACTTCcacccacagcccagcagcagccagccaTGAGTAACCACATGATATCGCAG GGTGACGAACTCAGCAATCCCTTTGGGCAGATCAGCCTCAGCCGGCAGGGCTCTGCAGAAGCACCGGATCCTTCCTCGGCCGTGTTCCAGTCATCCCTCATCTCCCAGCATCCTCAGCAGACAGGATTCATCATGACATCCCCTGGGCAGCCCATTCCCACCTCCAACTACTCCGCCTCAGGGCACACGGCCCCCACGCAGCAGGTGCTGCAGCCCCAGAGCTACATTCAGCCTCCCCAGCAA ATTCAGGTTTCTTACTACCCTCCTGGGCAGTACCCGAACTCCAGCCAGCAATACCGATCTCTCAGTCACCCAGTGGCCTACAGCTCCCAGCGCACTCAGCAGCTCCCCCAGCAGTCCCAGCAGCCTG GTTTACAGCCAATGATGTCCAACCAGCAGCAAACATACCAAGGTGTGATGGGAGTGCAGCAGGCACAGCCCCCTAGCCTCCTCAACAGTCAGAGGAACAGCATGGGGGGCCAGATGCAGAGTATGATGGGAGTGCAGCAGGCGCAGCCCCCCGGCCTCCTCAGCAGCCAGAGGAGCAGTATGGGGAGCCAGATGCAAGGCCTGATGGTCCAGTACACTCCACTGCCTTCGTACCAG GTCCCTGTGGCCAATGAGTCCCAGAATGTGGTCCAGCAGCCCTTCCAGCAGCCAGTGCTTGTACCAGCCAGCCAGTCTGTTCAGGGGGGCCTTCAAGCTGGAGGGGTTCCCATCTACTACAGCGTCATCCCAACTGCCCAGCAAAATGGCACCAG CCCTTCGGTGGGGTTTCTTCAGCCGCCTGGCTCTGAACAGTATCAGATGCCACAGTCCCCCTCACCCTGCAGCCCGCCACAGATGCAACAGCAGTATTCAG GGGTGTCTCCATCGGGCCCTGGTGTGGTTGTGATGCAGCTGAATGTACCCaatggcccccagcccccccagaaCCCTCCCGTGGTGCAGTGGAGCCACTGTAAGTACTACAGCCTGGACCAGCGGGGGCAGAAGCCAGGAGACCTGTACAACCCAGACACCAGTGCTCAG gccAGCGCCCAGTTGAACAGCCCCATCACGTCCCCCACCCAATCCCCGACGCCGTCTCCTGTCACCAACCTCAACAGTGTCTGCACAGGGCTGAGCCCCCTCCCGGTCCTCACACAGTTCCCCCGGCCCATGGGCCCGGCACAAG GCGACGGGCGTTACTCGTTACTGGGTCAGCCGCTGCAGTATAATCTGTCTATCTGTCCCCCGCCCCTGCTCCACAACCAGCCCAACTACAGTGCACACCAG GGACAGACTGGAATGAAACATGGAAACCGGGGCAAGAGACAGGCCCTCAAGTCAGCATCCACTGATCTCGGGACAAGTGACGTAG TGCTGGGCCGAGTGCTGGAGGTGACGGACCTGCCCGAGGGCATCACGCGGACAGAGGCTGACAAGCTCTTTACCCAGCTCGCCATGGCTGGTGCCAAAATCCAGTGGCTCAAAGAGACTCAGGGGCGGCGCGGAGATGGGGGTGGCGGGGACAACAACGGGACTCCGGAGAACGGCAGGCACACTGACCTTGCTGCCTTATACACCATTGTGGCCGTGTTCCCCAGCCCGCTGGCCGCCCAGAACGCCTCCCTCCGCCTCAACAACTCCCTCAGCCGCTTCAAGCTGCGTGTGGCCAAAAAGAACTACGACTTGCGGGTGCTGGAACGTGCCAGCTCGCAGTAG